A genome region from Trachemys scripta elegans isolate TJP31775 chromosome 2, CAS_Tse_1.0, whole genome shotgun sequence includes the following:
- the C2H8orf76 gene encoding uncharacterized protein C8orf76 homolog isoform X1 (The sequence of the model RefSeq protein was modified relative to this genomic sequence to represent the inferred CDS: added 16 bases not found in genome assembly), translating to MVPVGNLLLARLSRGHSSQGFVRSGTGGALAGDSVAKEAGLRRRWSWRWGSGSNSRIRCSPGAGTGAGAAAAAARPTPPSAASLRGKKSENDCECNIKIQKTKNVNQEIEKFRFLLYLLTIHFSLPVLKWFCEDANSEDDVEILTAKKFRGDLAYRQQEFQKALYEYSSCLLLLPSSNVAMRRDVQEGQARCLAHLGRHKEALDIAEKLRNGATNTDHLTTVLNLQFTIYCRLKNIEKKITCLQQLISLHPFNPWNWKLLAEAYMSFLQTLPPSFISEMKLVQCKDCTAMDQVFQTSPGLFGKEMNLQCHKTLSGREDVWSTLSIKTTRDNSVSYRDSHMVEGSLHITEECETRDKMKHATFEFWGQEALKDVWIKACASFVRTRLLLQITQLQQSSFALEKNLKVQRETEDKVKGFGLKEESLLLITEVMGEDLIPEKLKEDVQGEIKCVGPSALTSLVTTSAIEFEGKWFKKLQDSLSL from the exons ACCTCCTTCTGGCTAGGCTCAGCAGGGGACActctagccagggctttgtccgtTCCGGGACGGGGGGCGCTCTAGCCGGAGACTCTGTGGCCAAGGAGGCCGGTTTGCGGAGGCGATGGAGCTGGCGCTGGGGTTCGGGTTCGAATTCGAGGATTCGGTGTTCGCCCGGAGCAGGGACAGGGGccggggcggcggcggcggctgcgcGGCCTACACCGCCAAGCGCTGCGAGCCTCAG ggggaaaaaaagcgaAAATGACTGTGAATGCAACATTAAAATTCAGAAAACCAAGAATGTGAATCAGGAAATTGAAAAGTTTAGATTTCTACTCTATTTGTTGACTATACACTTCAGCCTGCCAGTACTTAAG TGGTTTTGTGAGGATGCAAACAGTGAGGACGATGTTGAAATTCTAACTGCCAAAAAATTCAGAGGTGATTTGGCATACAGACAACAAGAGTTTCAG AAAGCCCTGTATGAGTACTCGAGCTGCTTGCTGCTGTTACCTTCCAGTAACGTTGCAATGAGAAGAGATGTCCAAGAGGGCCAGGCTCGGTGTTTAGCTCACCTAGGAAGGCACAAGGAGGCTCTGGATATTGCAGAAAAACTG AGAAATGGGGCAACTAACACAGATCATTTAACAACTGTCCTCAACCTGCAGTTTACCATTTATTGTCGCCTGAAAAATATAGAGAAAAAGATCACATGCCTACAGCAACTGATTTCCTTACATCCTTTTAACCCATGGAACTGGAAGCTACTTGCTGAGGCTTATATGAGCTTTTTACAGACTCTGCCTCCGTCATTCATTTCAGAAATGAAACTTGTTCAATGCAAAGATTGTACTGCAATGGACCAAGTTTTCCAAACCTCACCAGGACTGTTTGGAAAAGAAATGAACCTTCAATGTCACAAAACACTCAGCGGGAGAGAAGACGTTTGGTCAACACTTTCTATAAAAACAACCAGAGACAACTCAGTATCTTACAGGGATAGCCACATGGTAGAGGGATCCCTCCATATCACAGAAGAATGTGAAACACGGGACAAAATGAAACATGCTACCTTTGAGTTCTGGGGACAGGAAGCATTGAAAGACGTTTGGATAAAGGCATGTGCCTCCTTTGTTAGAACAAG GCTTTTACTTCAGATTACACAGTTGCAACAGTCATCCTTTGCTCTGGAGAAGAATTTAAAGGTTCAGCGGGAAACTGAAGACAAAGTAAAAGGTTTTGGTTTAAAGGAAGAATCCTTGTTGTTGATTACTGAG GTTATGGGAGAGGATCTCATTCCAGAAAAACTGAAAGAGGATGTTCAGGGAGAGATAAAATGTGTAGGCCCTTCAGCACTGACATCCTTGGTAACTACATCAGCTATAGAATTTGAAGGCAAATGGTTCAAAAAGCTCCAAGACAGTTTGTCACTTTGA
- the C2H8orf76 gene encoding uncharacterized protein C8orf76 homolog isoform X2: MELALGFGFEFEDSVFARSRDRGRGGGGGCAAYTAKRCEPQWFCEDANSEDDVEILTAKKFRGDLAYRQQEFQKALYEYSSCLLLLPSSNVAMRRDVQEGQARCLAHLGRHKEALDIAEKLRNGATNTDHLTTVLNLQFTIYCRLKNIEKKITCLQQLISLHPFNPWNWKLLAEAYMSFLQTLPPSFISEMKLVQCKDCTAMDQVFQTSPGLFGKEMNLQCHKTLSGREDVWSTLSIKTTRDNSVSYRDSHMVEGSLHITEECETRDKMKHATFEFWGQEALKDVWIKACASFVRTRLLLQITQLQQSSFALEKNLKVQRETEDKVKGFGLKEESLLLITEVMGEDLIPEKLKEDVQGEIKCVGPSALTSLVTTSAIEFEGKWFKKLQDSLSL; the protein is encoded by the exons ATGGAGCTGGCGCTGGGGTTCGGGTTCGAATTCGAGGATTCGGTGTTCGCCCGGAGCAGGGACAGGGGccggggcggcggcggcggctgcgcGGCCTACACCGCCAAGCGCTGCGAGCCTCAG TGGTTTTGTGAGGATGCAAACAGTGAGGACGATGTTGAAATTCTAACTGCCAAAAAATTCAGAGGTGATTTGGCATACAGACAACAAGAGTTTCAG AAAGCCCTGTATGAGTACTCGAGCTGCTTGCTGCTGTTACCTTCCAGTAACGTTGCAATGAGAAGAGATGTCCAAGAGGGCCAGGCTCGGTGTTTAGCTCACCTAGGAAGGCACAAGGAGGCTCTGGATATTGCAGAAAAACTG AGAAATGGGGCAACTAACACAGATCATTTAACAACTGTCCTCAACCTGCAGTTTACCATTTATTGTCGCCTGAAAAATATAGAGAAAAAGATCACATGCCTACAGCAACTGATTTCCTTACATCCTTTTAACCCATGGAACTGGAAGCTACTTGCTGAGGCTTATATGAGCTTTTTACAGACTCTGCCTCCGTCATTCATTTCAGAAATGAAACTTGTTCAATGCAAAGATTGTACTGCAATGGACCAAGTTTTCCAAACCTCACCAGGACTGTTTGGAAAAGAAATGAACCTTCAATGTCACAAAACACTCAGCGGGAGAGAAGACGTTTGGTCAACACTTTCTATAAAAACAACCAGAGACAACTCAGTATCTTACAGGGATAGCCACATGGTAGAGGGATCCCTCCATATCACAGAAGAATGTGAAACACGGGACAAAATGAAACATGCTACCTTTGAGTTCTGGGGACAGGAAGCATTGAAAGACGTTTGGATAAAGGCATGTGCCTCCTTTGTTAGAACAAG GCTTTTACTTCAGATTACACAGTTGCAACAGTCATCCTTTGCTCTGGAGAAGAATTTAAAGGTTCAGCGGGAAACTGAAGACAAAGTAAAAGGTTTTGGTTTAAAGGAAGAATCCTTGTTGTTGATTACTGAG GTTATGGGAGAGGATCTCATTCCAGAAAAACTGAAAGAGGATGTTCAGGGAGAGATAAAATGTGTAGGCCCTTCAGCACTGACATCCTTGGTAACTACATCAGCTATAGAATTTGAAGGCAAATGGTTCAAAAAGCTCCAAGACAGTTTGTCACTTTGA